The Phragmites australis chromosome 15, lpPhrAust1.1, whole genome shotgun sequence genome window below encodes:
- the LOC133893222 gene encoding PHD finger protein ALFIN-LIKE 9-like encodes MDPGYNPRTVEEVFRDFKGRRAGIIRALTADVEDFFQQCDPEKENLCLYGFPNENWEVNLPAEEVPPELPEPALGINFARDGMQEKDWLSMVAVHSDAWLLSVAFYFGARFGFDKNDRKRLFGMINELPTIFEVVSGKSKTKAPSNNNHSNNKSKSNNKTKSSEPKVKQPKPPPPQVKEEDPAPTEEGPAEEEDGVGGGSEGEHGETLCGACGESYGPDEFWICCDICEKWFHGKCVKITAAKAEHIKHYKCPSCSGGVGGNSNSKRTRPS; translated from the exons ATGGACCCAGGGTACAACCCGCGGACGGTGGAGGAGGTGTTCCGGGACTTCAAGGGCCGCCGCGCCGGCATAATCCGCGCGCTCACCGCTG ATGTGGAGGATTTCTTCCAGCAATGCGACCCGG AAAAGGAAAACTTATGCCTCTATGGGTTTCCCAATGAGAATTGGGAAGTAAATTTGCCTGCAGAAGAGGTGCCACCTGAGCTCCCAGAACCTGCATTGGGCATCAACTTTGCACGAGACGGAATGCAGGAAAAAGATTGGTTGTCCATGGTTGCTGTACACAGTGATGCATGGTTACTTTCTGTTGCATTTTACTTTGGTGCTCGATTTGGTTTCGATAAAAATGACAG GAAGCGCCTGTTTGGTATGATTAATGAGCTCCCCACGATTTTTGAAGTTGTTAGCGGGAAGAGTAAAACCAAGGCACCAAGCAATAATAACCATAGCAATAACAAATCCAAGTCCAACAACAAAACG AAATCATCAGAGCCTAAGGTGAAGCAGCcaaagccgccgccgccccagGTGAAGGAAGAAGACCCCGCCCCCACGGAGGAAGGCCCAGCCGAGGAGGAAGACGGCGTCGGCGGTGGCAGCGAGGGTGAGCACGGGGAGACCCTCTGTGGCGCTTGCGGGGAGAGCTACGGCCCCGACGAGTTCTGGATCTGCTGCGACATCTGCGAGAAGTGGTTCCACGGCAAGTGTGTCAAGATCACTGCCGCCAAGGCGGAGCACATCAAGCACTACAAGTGCCCGTCCTGCAGCGGCGGCGTTGGCggcaacagcaacagcaagcgAACCCGCCCGTCCTAG
- the LOC133893223 gene encoding alpha/beta hydrolase domain-containing protein WAV2-like, with amino-acid sequence MVGWLKVLAYGAGGVAVAGLAALVVLQERLVYVPALPGLARAYPITPARLLLAFEDVWLRATDGVRLHSWFIRHSPTCRGPTILFFQENAGNIAHRLEFVRLMMQKLQCNVFMLSYRGYGESDGYPSQKGITYDAQAALDHLVQRKDIDTSRIVVFGRSLGGAVGAVLAKNNPDKVAALILENTFTSILDMAGIMLPFLRWFIGGSSSKGPKLLNCVVRSPWSTLDIVAEVKQPILFLSGLQDELVPPSHMRMLYDKAFEHNRNCRFVDFPRGMHMDTWISGGDRYWRTIQLFLDQYAPEVQSCDGSCKSEIAEDDEAAE; translated from the exons ATGGTGGGGTGGCTGAAGGTGCTGGCGTACGGCGCAGGGGGCGTGGCGGTGGCGGGGCTGGCGGCGCTGGTGGTGCTGCAGGAGCGCCTCGTCTACGTGCCCGCGCTCCCGGGCCTGGCGCGCGCGTACCCCATCACCCcggcccgcctcctcctcgccttcGAGGACGTCTGGCTCCGCGCCACCGACGGCGTGCGACTCCACTCCTGGTTCATCCGCCACTCCCCCACCTGCCGAG GTCCAACCATTCTGTTCTTCCAAGAAAATGCTGGCA ACATAGCTCATCGTTTGGAATTTGTTCGACTAATGATGCAGAAGCTACAGTGCAATGTTTTTATGCTTTCTTATAGAGG GTATGGTGAGAGTGACGGTTATCCTTCTCAGAAAGGGATCACATATGATGCACAG GCTGCACTTGATCATCTAGTTCAGAGGAAGGACATTGACACATCCAGGATAGTTGTCTTTGGAAGATCTTTAGGAGGTGCTGTTGGAGCagttcttgcaaaaaataatcCTGACAAG GTGGCTGCTCTAATACTTGAAAATACATTTACATCTATATTGGATATGGCTGGTATCATGCTTCCCTTCTTAAGATGGTTCATAGGTGGCAGCTCTTCTAAAGGTCCAAAACTTCTGAACTGTGTTGTTCGTTCTCCATGGAGTACACTCGATATTGTTGCAGAG GTCAAACAACCCATTCTCTTCCTTTCTGGATTGCAAGATGAACTGGTCCCCCCATCACACATGAGGATGCTATATGACAAAGCTTTTGAACATAACAGAAATTGTAGATTTGTTGATTTTCCTAGAGGTATGCATATGGATACCTGGATTTCTGGAGGGGACCGTTACTGGAGGACAATCCAATTGTTTTTGGATCAATATGCTCCAGAAGTACAGAGTTGTGATGGCAGCTGCAAAAGTGAGATCGCTGAGGATG ATGAAGCTGCTGAATGA
- the LOC133893226 gene encoding probable small nuclear ribonucleoprotein G — protein sequence MSRSGQPPDLKKYMDKKLQIKLNANRVVIGTLRGFDQFMNLVVDNTVEVNGNEKNDIGMVVIRGNSVVMIEALEPVAKAQ from the exons ATGAGCCGATCGGGGCAGCCTCCGGATCTGAAGAA GTACATGGACAAGAAGCTCCAGA TCAAGCTGAATGCAAACCGTGTTGTCATTGGCACACTTCGGGGATTTGATCAGTTTATGAATTTGGTCGTGGACAACACAGTGGAGGTCaatggaaatgaaaagaatGACATAGGGATGGTG GTTATCAGGGGAAACAGTGTTGTCATGATTGAAGCCCTCGAACCGGTTGCCAAGGCTCAGTGA
- the LOC133893225 gene encoding stress-response A/B barrel domain-containing protein UP3-like: protein MICLKALSSPVHLPTLRRLNPASAHRVAAAMSSSSTAVAAPVEHIVLIKARPEAAASGAAAAMVSSLQALSTLVPGLAYIHAGPVLRLRSPAAEALGPTHLLHSRYATKQDLASYAVHPAHVAAVQGHVLPNALDTTAVDWVNAVPLPSPVSPGAAVRLTLAKVKEGVEVAQLVETVAAATKAAGEAKGAKVSFGENFSPARAKGYQFGMVAVFDSVEELDAVEGDGKVEEAKAAVRPLLDEVVVLDFVVEPAGEAQAAASL from the coding sequence ATGATTTGTCTCAAAGCCCTCTCATCCCCTGTCCACCTACCAACCCTCCGCCGCCTCAACCCCGCCTCCGCCCACCGCGTCGCCGCCGCtatgtcctcctcctccaccgccgtcgCGGCCCCTGTCGAGCACATCGTGCTCATCAAGGCCCGCCCGGAGGCCGCGGCCTCGGGCGCCGCCGCGGCGATGGTCTCCTCGCTGCAGGCGCTCTCCACGCTCGTCCCGGGCCTGGCCTACATCCACGCGGGCCCCGTGCTGCGGCTCCGCTCCCCCGCCGCGGAGGCGCTGGGCCCCACCCACCTCCTCCACTCCCGCTACGCCACCAAGCAGGACCTGGCGTCCTACGCGGTGCACCCGGCCCACGTCGCCGCCGTGCAGGGGCACGTGCTCCCCAACGCGCTCGACACCACCGCCGTCGACTGGGTCAACGCCGTGCCGCTCCCGTCCCCCGTGAGCCCCGGCGCCGCCGTGCGGCTCACGCTCGCCAAGGTCAAGGAGGGGGTGGAGGTCGCGCAGCTCGTGGAGACGGTGGCTGCGGCGACGAAGGCGGCCGGGGAGGCGAAAGGCGCCAAGGTGAGCTTCGGGGAGAACTTCTCCCCCGCGCGGGCGAAGGGGTACCAGTTCGGGATGGTGGCGGTGTTCGACAGCGTGGAGGAGCTGGACGCCGTGGagggggacgggaaggtcgagGAGGCCAAGGCCGCGGTTAGGCCGCTTCTGGACGAGGTGGTGGTGCTCGACTTCGTCGTGGAGCCTGCTGGAGAGGCTCAGGCGGCGGCGAGCCTCTGA